The genomic interval GCTTTGTGCAAGTTCCGGTCGATGACTGCATCGACAAGACGCAATGATGAGCTGTTTCCGGAATGTGAAACCAATTTTTCAGCAATTTCTCTTGTAACCGTACCCTTGCTTCCAACATAAAACTGCAACTTGGATAATTCATTTCGCATCTGATGCAAATCTGCCGTTAACTCAGACTCAAGTAGCTCATATGCGTCATCAGCAATCGTGATCCCCAAGCTACCGGCAATATTGGTAATCCAGCTACGAAGCTCATACTCCTTAATTGGATTGCATTCTGCAGCGACGCCGTTTTGTTTTAGAAGCTTTGTGACTTTTTTTCGTTCATCAATTTTTTCGTACGGCGCCGTAAATATAATGGTGGAATAATCCACAGGTTGACCAAGGTATCGGTTGAGCATATCTAAATCATGGTCGAAGGGTAATTTATCCGGTTTTGGTTTTAAAAAGCTTGGATTGTTGGCAATGATCAATTTGTTTCCGCCAAATAAAGGATATGTTTCTGCGTCTGTAACTACTTCCTGAACAGGCGTCTCCTCCAGGTCATATACGGCCAGATGCTCACTCGGATCCGCTTCGTCAGGCAGCACAGCTTTTTTAATATGTGTGATGATTTTTTGTATAAAATAGGCTTCTGTTCCATATAATAAATATACTGGTGCAATTTGTTTTTTCTTTACTTGTTGCAGTACGTCCATATATGTCATACGTCTCACTCCATACTGCAATCGTAAAACGAACACGATCGAAAGGCAAGAACTTTTCATTTCCTCCCGCCATGGAGTACTTTGGCGGGAAAATTCATGTAAGAAGGAGCAGAGGGAAAGATTAAATCCCCTCTGCAATCTATATAAACGCTTAAAATCCAGCCCTAGGAACTGAATTTTAAACGATATTT from Lentibacillus cibarius carries:
- the holA gene encoding DNA polymerase III subunit delta — encoded protein: MTYMDVLQQVKKKQIAPVYLLYGTEAYFIQKIITHIKKAVLPDEADPSEHLAVYDLEETPVQEVVTDAETYPLFGGNKLIIANNPSFLKPKPDKLPFDHDLDMLNRYLGQPVDYSTIIFTAPYEKIDERKKVTKLLKQNGVAAECNPIKEYELRSWITNIAGSLGITIADDAYELLESELTADLHQMRNELSKLQFYVGSKGTVTREIAEKLVSHSGNSSSLRLVDAVIDRNLHKAISIYKDLEKMKEEPIGLVALLAFQFRTILRVKLLNRKGYSQSHMQKQLGVHPYVIKIALQRERKFSVDRLRGIIDQLADTDHAIKQGRMEKGLAFELLLHELVQ